The segment CGCTTGATCAATGAAGGCATTTTGTCGCGCAGGGGCAGGGTGAGGCAAACCATTCAATTGATGAACCCTGCCGCCTTGCAAACTTTTCTTAAAAATCAATATGCCATTGCCAGCCTTACTCACTTCATAGCAGTAGCAGAGGGCGAAGCTACCACCCGCGCCGAGCTTGTAGAGGCAAGCGGTGACTCTAAACTGCGAAGTGTCAGAACTTTTCAAGGTTTTTTGGTGAACAGCTACGCCCCCATTAAAGCCGTGTTTAAGGGTGAAAACATGACCATACAACCCACCGAAGGAACTTTTACTTTTATCTATGATTTTGAGGAGTTTGTGCCCGACAAAAACGTGACCATTGTGGGGGTAGAAAATGCCGAGAATTTTAGACATTTGAAAGAACAAGCCTACCTTTTTCAAGGTATCACCCCTCTTTTTGTAAGCCGTTATCCTCAAAACCAAAGCAAAGACCTGATGAAATGGCTGCAAAGCATCCCGAACAATTACTTACACTTTGGCGATTTTGACTTGGCTGGGGTGGGCATTTATCTCCACGAATATAAGGCGAATTTGGGCGAAAGGGCGCGTTTTTTTATCCCCAACAACCTCGAGAGTTTATTATCTGCCCATGGCTCAAGAGAAAGGTACAACAAGCAAAAAGAAAACTTTGATACCCAATTGGTTACAGAAGCGCCACTATTAGACCTCATCCAATGCATTCATAAAGCAAGAAAAGGGCTAGATCAAGAGGTATTCATTCGCCTTTGATGGGGCAAACAACGATTGTTCATTGCAAATCGGGGGTAAATCGTATGATTGAAGGGCAACGACTTTTTTCTCCAGCTTTGCAAGGTTAAAAGTGTGTTTAAGGCTTGTCATCCATCTTTTTTTCTCTATTTTCGATGGGCTTTAATTGAGCTATAGAGGCATTGAAATCTAAATCCCTTATGCTTCTGGTATCATCCCCCTTACCTTAACATCAAAGCATTTCGCTCCATTATTAGCGTCAAGCGTCTTTCCTTCCATTGCTTTATTTCAAATAGTCATTTAAACATTTTGTTTAATATTTGTTTTCAATCATCTTTGCCTTACCCAACAAACA is part of the Microscilla marina ATCC 23134 genome and harbors:
- a CDS encoding DUF7281 domain-containing protein, producing the protein MSLKLATAKKLLVLIEGQTVPASSLKGALVERLINEGILSRRGRVRQTIQLMNPAALQTFLKNQYAIASLTHFIAVAEGEATTRAELVEASGDSKLRSVRTFQGFLVNSYAPIKAVFKGENMTIQPTEGTFTFIYDFEEFVPDKNVTIVGVENAENFRHLKEQAYLFQGITPLFVSRYPQNQSKDLMKWLQSIPNNYLHFGDFDLAGVGIYLHEYKANLGERARFFIPNNLESLLSAHGSRERYNKQKENFDTQLVTEAPLLDLIQCIHKARKGLDQEVFIRL